A part of Corynebacterium afermentans subsp. lipophilum genomic DNA contains:
- the pgsA gene encoding CDP-diacylglycerol--glycerol-3-phosphate 3-phosphatidyltransferase, protein MQPDKQSNWNLPNILTSLRILFIPVFAWLVLSERWWWAFGLFVALMITDKLDGDIARARGLVTDFGKIADPIADKALMITALVTLNIASTLPVWVTVVIVARELGITVWRMVMLRRGKVVPASKGGKLKTALQTLAVGLYLCPLPAWIDTPTFVVMLLAVAVTVVTGVQYLVDAGKVNK, encoded by the coding sequence ATGCAACCCGACAAGCAGTCGAATTGGAACCTCCCGAACATTTTGACCTCGCTGAGGATCCTGTTCATCCCCGTTTTTGCCTGGCTGGTGCTGTCTGAGCGCTGGTGGTGGGCGTTCGGGTTGTTCGTTGCGCTCATGATCACGGACAAGCTCGACGGCGACATCGCGCGCGCCCGCGGGCTGGTCACAGACTTCGGCAAAATTGCCGACCCGATCGCGGACAAGGCGCTGATGATCACGGCGCTGGTCACCCTGAATATCGCCAGCACGCTGCCGGTGTGGGTGACGGTGGTCATTGTGGCCCGCGAGCTTGGCATCACGGTGTGGCGCATGGTGATGCTGCGCCGCGGCAAGGTGGTGCCGGCATCGAAGGGCGGCAAGCTGAAAACCGCGCTGCAAACCCTCGCCGTCGGGTTGTACTTGTGCCCGCTGCCCGCGTGGATTGACACTCCGACGTTCGTGGTGATGCTGTTGGCGGTCGCGGTCACCGTGGTTACGGGCGTGCAGTATCTGGTCGACGCAGGAAAGGTGAACAAGTGA
- a CDS encoding YciI family protein produces the protein MKYFAATYTYGEQSLVDETRPAHREFISSQLSLGRIVGSGPLAGAEQALIILQLPDTATEADAAAALDGDPYTVAGALAAREIREWNPVMNIFS, from the coding sequence ATGAAGTATTTCGCAGCCACGTACACCTACGGTGAGCAATCGCTTGTCGACGAAACACGGCCCGCCCACCGCGAATTCATATCCTCCCAGCTGTCTCTGGGCCGAATCGTCGGCTCCGGGCCGCTCGCGGGCGCCGAGCAGGCACTGATCATCCTGCAGCTGCCGGACACTGCAACCGAGGCCGACGCGGCGGCCGCGCTTGACGGAGACCCATACACCGTCGCCGGGGCTTTAGCGGCCCGCGAGATCCGGGAGTGGAACCCGGTGATGAATATCTTTAGCTAA